One window of Paralichthys olivaceus isolate ysfri-2021 chromosome 20, ASM2471397v2, whole genome shotgun sequence genomic DNA carries:
- the matcap2 gene encoding putative tyrosine carboxypeptidase MATCAP2 isoform X1, with protein sequence MLESIKVTERLHWPKVEMSKKYILNSTDRALSPSQVYLEKMSSSVFKDLFSSGSSSSCIRLQTGEDEWESPKQSLYKRPKASVKCAATLGKRNHPGMGFKKVRAQEGGGGKPAQTSCVISGTNSSFSKPTRSIAVMGSTMSINPRTKLRKMCYPNSPRTKLPSLHKAAFVGEVENAKKICILTAIKPSNVEKEKVKFFTSDFNYNPQFEYSNPISPLLLARHNNASDRFLTQAVHIMELALQRYGSYEKFEQVTGGNLLTKSRIWHNVKKYMEKEGCMGEIVVQVTDDLLSRASMTVMNSRPTLTINISTAREHWLEGMLRHEIGTHYFRGINNCHQPWSSSVGRKKHNLKPLNPTEEGLASIHSVLFRKDPTLWRAALLYYTVYQASHMSFSQLFHNLGRFVQDPNTRWDYCVRAKRGQTDTAQPGCFSKDQVYLDGILKILRYRDKINFPLLMALGKVSFEDVDRLKAVAQMEKIRIPHFMQDQARYTEQLTKIMMVNQLTDEELKTII encoded by the exons ATGCTGGAGTCGATCAAAGTGACAG AAAGACTTCACTGGCCCAAAGTAGAAATGTccaaaaagtacattttaaactCTACTGACAGGGCACTGAGTCCAAGCCAAGTATACCTGGAGAAGATGTCATCCAGTGTCTTCAAAGACCTCTTCAGCAGTGGCTCCAGCAGCTCATGCATACGGCTGCAGACGGGGGAGGACGAGTGGGAGAGCCCAAAGCAGTCTCTGTACAAGAGGCCAAAAGCATCAGTGAAATGTGCTGCCACACTGGGTAAAAGGAACCATCCAGGCATGGGTTTTAAAAAGGTGCGTGCTCAAGAAGGTGGTGGTGGTAAACCTGCACAGACAAGTTGTGTAATCTCAGGCACCAACTCCAGTTTCTCTAAACCAACACGGAGCATCGCAGTAATGGGCAGCACTATGAGCATCAACCCTCGTACAAAACTCAGGAAGATGTGCTACCCCAATTCGCCTCGCACTAAACTTCCATCGTTGCATAAAGCAGCTTTCGTGGGGGAAGTGGAAAATgccaagaaaatctgcatcctTACAGCCATCAAGCCTTCAAATGTAGAGAAAGAGAAGGTCAAGTTTTTTACGTCTGACTTCAACTACAATCCACAGTTTGAGTACAGCAACCCCATCTCTCCGCTTCTCTTGGCACGACATAATAATGCCTCAGATCGCTTCCTGACACAG GCAGTCCACATCATGGAGCTTGCACTGCAGCGATATGGCAGCTATGAGAAGTTTGAGCAGGTCACTGGTGGTAATCTCCTTACCAAGAGTCGCATCTGGCACAATGTCAAGAAATACATGGAGAAGGAAGGCTGCATGGGGGAG ATAGTTGTCCAGGTGACAGATGACCTCCTGTCCAGAGCCTCCATGACAGTCATGAACAGCAGACCCACACTTACCATCAACATCTCCACTGCGCGAGAGCACTGGCTGGAGGGCATGCTGAGGCATGAGATTG GGACACATTATTTCCGTGGAATTAACAACTGCCACCAGCCGTGGAGCAGCAGTGTGGGACGGAAAAAGCACAACCTGAAGCCCCTAAATCCGACAGAGGAGGGTCTTGCCAGCATCCACAGTGTGCTGTTTAGGAAAGACCCCACTCTGTGGCGTGCTGCCCTTCTCTACTACACTGTCTACCAGGCCAGCCACATGTCCTTCTCTCAGCTCTTCCACAACCTGGGACGCTTCGTCCAGGACCCCAACACCCGTTGGGACTACTGTGTCAGGGCCAAGAGAGGCCAGACCGATACAGCACAGCCAG GGTGCTTCAGTAAAGACCAGGTCTACCTTGATGGCATCCTGAAGATTCTGAGATACAGAGACAAGATCAACTTCCCACTACTGATGGCTCTAGGAAAG GTGTCATTTGAAGATGTGGACCGCCTGAAAGCCGTGGCTCAGATGGAGAAGATTCGCATCCCTCACTTCATGCAGGACCAGGCGAGGTATACCGAGCAACTGACCAAAATCATGATGGTCAACCAGCTGACTGACGAGGAGCTCAAGACCATCATCTGA
- the matcap2 gene encoding putative tyrosine carboxypeptidase MATCAP2 isoform X2, with protein MSKKYILNSTDRALSPSQVYLEKMSSSVFKDLFSSGSSSSCIRLQTGEDEWESPKQSLYKRPKASVKCAATLGKRNHPGMGFKKVRAQEGGGGKPAQTSCVISGTNSSFSKPTRSIAVMGSTMSINPRTKLRKMCYPNSPRTKLPSLHKAAFVGEVENAKKICILTAIKPSNVEKEKVKFFTSDFNYNPQFEYSNPISPLLLARHNNASDRFLTQAVHIMELALQRYGSYEKFEQVTGGNLLTKSRIWHNVKKYMEKEGCMGEIVVQVTDDLLSRASMTVMNSRPTLTINISTAREHWLEGMLRHEIGTHYFRGINNCHQPWSSSVGRKKHNLKPLNPTEEGLASIHSVLFRKDPTLWRAALLYYTVYQASHMSFSQLFHNLGRFVQDPNTRWDYCVRAKRGQTDTAQPGCFSKDQVYLDGILKILRYRDKINFPLLMALGKVSFEDVDRLKAVAQMEKIRIPHFMQDQARYTEQLTKIMMVNQLTDEELKTII; from the exons ATGTccaaaaagtacattttaaactCTACTGACAGGGCACTGAGTCCAAGCCAAGTATACCTGGAGAAGATGTCATCCAGTGTCTTCAAAGACCTCTTCAGCAGTGGCTCCAGCAGCTCATGCATACGGCTGCAGACGGGGGAGGACGAGTGGGAGAGCCCAAAGCAGTCTCTGTACAAGAGGCCAAAAGCATCAGTGAAATGTGCTGCCACACTGGGTAAAAGGAACCATCCAGGCATGGGTTTTAAAAAGGTGCGTGCTCAAGAAGGTGGTGGTGGTAAACCTGCACAGACAAGTTGTGTAATCTCAGGCACCAACTCCAGTTTCTCTAAACCAACACGGAGCATCGCAGTAATGGGCAGCACTATGAGCATCAACCCTCGTACAAAACTCAGGAAGATGTGCTACCCCAATTCGCCTCGCACTAAACTTCCATCGTTGCATAAAGCAGCTTTCGTGGGGGAAGTGGAAAATgccaagaaaatctgcatcctTACAGCCATCAAGCCTTCAAATGTAGAGAAAGAGAAGGTCAAGTTTTTTACGTCTGACTTCAACTACAATCCACAGTTTGAGTACAGCAACCCCATCTCTCCGCTTCTCTTGGCACGACATAATAATGCCTCAGATCGCTTCCTGACACAG GCAGTCCACATCATGGAGCTTGCACTGCAGCGATATGGCAGCTATGAGAAGTTTGAGCAGGTCACTGGTGGTAATCTCCTTACCAAGAGTCGCATCTGGCACAATGTCAAGAAATACATGGAGAAGGAAGGCTGCATGGGGGAG ATAGTTGTCCAGGTGACAGATGACCTCCTGTCCAGAGCCTCCATGACAGTCATGAACAGCAGACCCACACTTACCATCAACATCTCCACTGCGCGAGAGCACTGGCTGGAGGGCATGCTGAGGCATGAGATTG GGACACATTATTTCCGTGGAATTAACAACTGCCACCAGCCGTGGAGCAGCAGTGTGGGACGGAAAAAGCACAACCTGAAGCCCCTAAATCCGACAGAGGAGGGTCTTGCCAGCATCCACAGTGTGCTGTTTAGGAAAGACCCCACTCTGTGGCGTGCTGCCCTTCTCTACTACACTGTCTACCAGGCCAGCCACATGTCCTTCTCTCAGCTCTTCCACAACCTGGGACGCTTCGTCCAGGACCCCAACACCCGTTGGGACTACTGTGTCAGGGCCAAGAGAGGCCAGACCGATACAGCACAGCCAG GGTGCTTCAGTAAAGACCAGGTCTACCTTGATGGCATCCTGAAGATTCTGAGATACAGAGACAAGATCAACTTCCCACTACTGATGGCTCTAGGAAAG GTGTCATTTGAAGATGTGGACCGCCTGAAAGCCGTGGCTCAGATGGAGAAGATTCGCATCCCTCACTTCATGCAGGACCAGGCGAGGTATACCGAGCAACTGACCAAAATCATGATGGTCAACCAGCTGACTGACGAGGAGCTCAAGACCATCATCTGA
- the stx12 gene encoding syntaxin-12, which produces MSYGKAENYRSVPQDFNTIIQTCSSNIQKITQNTAQIKTMVNQLGTRQDTSELQDRLQQIQHYTNQLAKETNKHLKDLGSIPLPLSPSEQRQQKIQRDRLMNDFSAALNNFQAIQRRAADREKESVARARAGSRLSAEDTSRDEKLVSFDNQEDWGQMTTQTEEAAITEEDLELIKERETNIRQLESDIMDVNQIFKDLAVMIHDQGEMIDSIEANVENAEVHVERGTEQLQRASYYQQKSRKKMCILAMVCSIVLVILSIIIWQAAK; this is translated from the exons ATGTCTTACGGCAAAGCAGAGAACTACCGCTCTGTCCCGCAGGACTTCAACACCATCATACAGACATGCAGCTCCAACATCCAGAAGATCACACAGAACA CTGCTCAGATCAAAACCATGGTGAACCAGCTGGGGACCAGACAGGACACCAGTGAACTCCAGGATCGTCT GCAGCAAATACAACACTACACTAACCAATTGGCAAAAGAAACCAACAAGCACCTGAAAGATTTGGGATCAATCCCTTTGCCCTTGTCACCTTCAGAGCAG AGGCAACAAAAGATCCAGAGGGACCGGCTGATGAATGATTTCTCAGCTGCTCTCAACAACTTCCAAGCAATCCAGCGGCGTGCAGCAGACAGGGAAAAGGAGTCCGTAGCCAGAGCGAGGGCTGGATCCCGTCTGTCA gcTGAGGACACTTCTCGAGATGAAAAGCTGGTGTCTTTTGATAA CCAAGAGGACTGGGGTCAGAtgacaacacagacagaggaggcgGCCATCACAGAGGAGGATCTGGAGCTCATCAAGGAGAGGGAAACCAACATCAGACAGCTGGAG tCTGACATCATGGACGTAAACCAGATCTTCAAGGACTTGGCAGTGATGATTCATGATCAGGGAGAAATGATTG ATAGCATTGAGGCGAACGTGGAAAATGCTGAAGTTCACGTAGAACGAGGAACAGAGCAGCTCCAGAGAGCCAGTTACTACCAG CAAAAGTCCCGGAAGAAGATGTGCATCCTTGCAATGGTTTGCTCCATCGTACTTGTCATACTCAGCATCATCATCTGGCAAGCTGCGAAGTGA